In the Balaenoptera ricei isolate mBalRic1 chromosome 1, mBalRic1.hap2, whole genome shotgun sequence genome, GCAGTGGCTGAGCCAGAGTCCAAGCTCAAGTGCAGACCTCTGTCCACCCCACTTTACTACTGTCTCCCTGCCAAGTCACTACCAACAACATACACAGCCCTAAACACAAATATTACTAGGGCACAACACAAACACTACAGGCTTCTGACACTCACTTTTGGTTGGTCAGATACCGATCCCAGCCACGAATAATGTTGCCATACATCTGAGTGTCTTCCAGGTAGCTTCCTTCAAAAGCATAGATCTGTCTCTCCAAGTTTGCCAGTGTTTCCTGAGAGATGAAAAACAAGGAAGTGGTTAATGCCTTCTACATGCAAGCATTAAGCCTAACCAAACTGAAATCTGGATATCAGACTTATAAACTCAAGTTCAACTATACAGAGCCAGCCTTGTGGAAAGAAGGATGACATGGGCAGGGGCAGGTTGTTTCAGACTAAGACAGTCTAGATCCATCTTGTTGGATCCCTCTAAGAATAAAATGGAATGGAAAGAGCCTGTCCCCATTAAAATGTACACCCATGCCGAAGTTTGCATGTACTCAGGGGCTTCGTGGAAACCCAGCTGTCAAGAACCTGGGCGGAAGAAGAACGTGAGCAGTCTCCACTCCCACGCATAAAAGATACTGCTACCGTGAGAGGGAAGGGTGATCAGCCTTCCAGCGCCAACTCGCTCCCCTCCCTGCAGGCTTCGAAAGGCCGCCTGCACTGGGCTGCGGTTGCTATGGAAACCTGGAAGGGCAGCTTCAGGTAAGATGGGCCTCCCGGTGCCCAAGCCAAAACGCAAGGGGAGGGAGGGCTTAGCCACCAGGGTGCAAGGGGTCCCGGGTGCGTGTCACAATTCCTAATTCCCTAGACTGAGTCCGCTTCCCCTCGCCTGTCACCTTCTAAGATGTTCCCAAATACATCACAACCCTGCCCATCAAAAACCGCATCCAACTGATCTACTCCTAGTCCCCAAAAGGACACGCGCCCCTCCATCTTCCAAAGGCCTGTCTGGATGTGTGGGTCCCCTTCCCACGGCCTGCCTGGATGTGTGGGTCCCCCTCCCACACCTGTCTCCTACCCCACCTCCCAAAGCCCACTGGCAAGCCCGAACCAATCTCCTACAGCCTGCCGACAAGCCCAGTCCCCACCCCTCAAAGATCGTGGACCCGCCCGCCCTCGCCCACCCCGCAGAGCTCATGGACACTCTCCTCTCCAGGGCTCCCGCACGGAAGCCCCCACCCCCTGGCGCCATCCTTCCTCCACGCCCCCACCTGCCtagtccccctccccctccccggctccgcgccccgcccccggccccggctCCCTGCTCCGGATGAGCACGGCCGGGAGGCCGAGGCGCCGGCGGGCCGCGACATGCGCAGCCGTCCTCAGGCCGCCGGACTCCCGGCCGTTGCGCTGCGCTGCCTCGGCGAAGTAACGAGCGGCGCGGCGGGGCCGGGTCCTGGAGGCGGAGGCAGGCACAGGGCCCCCACCCGGGCGCCCCCGGTGCCAGCCCTCACCGCCAGCTCCTGCTTCCGCTTCACGAGCTCCGCCAGCTCCCGCCGGGTGTCCGGGATCTGCGGCGGCGCCGCCTTGTTGTGCATCGCCATGTTGTGCCGAGGCGGGCGGTGGCGGCACCAGGCTGGGGGCGGTCCTTGCGCGCCGCCGCCCGCCAGGGGGCGCCCGCCGCCACACTGCGCCTGCGCTCGCGGCTTCCAGAGGCTCGCGGTGCCGCGCTGAGCTCCAGCCCGCGGGCTCGCGCGCGCTCTGCCAGGAGGACCTCAGTGTTGGCCTCTGCTCTTGGTCCTGGCCGAGTTTCTGAACCACAAATTCACCGTGTCCAAAATCAGACCTCTCCGAAGTCTCCTCAGTGAATGACTTTCATTGTCCGACGAATTGCCCAAGTCAGTAACATGGGTGCCATCCTCACCCTCCTTCACCCCCTTAATCCGATCCAAAACCAAGTCGAGCCAAGTGGACTCGACTCCAGAAGAGCCCGcaaatctattttcttttgtctGCCACCTCCCTCATTCATCCAGGCTCTCCTTATTTTTTGATACATTATTCCAACAGCCTCCTGTTTCCACCCTAGCTCATTTAATCCATTATCCACAGTGGTGCcaggattatttgtttttggaAAGCAAATGTGGTGTCACTCCCTTGGTTAAAACCTTTTCATGGCTTCCCATTGCCCTTTAGGGAGACAAGTATGTGTGGTAGTTAAGGACACATACGATCCAGAACTACCTTGTTCAAAATCCTACCTCTACCATTGATACGCTGTGTCACCCTGGGCAGGTAGCTAAATTTCACTtgtctcaacttcctcatctataaaatagaggttATAATAGTGCCCACCTAATACAATTGCTGTGAGAAGTAAATCACTTAATGTAAGGGGCTTGGCAAGTAATAAGGACTATGTAAGTAAAATCAGTAAGTCTAATACCATTAACTTTGTATTCACCTGCCCCCTGCTTACTTCTGCAATCTCTGATCTCTCCATTTTTCAGTGTTCTGCAATTTCACTGGGAATCtaggtaggattttttttttttcatctttcttgcttgcttgctttccttctttcttgcattcttctttcttttttttttttttttttcccctcccacctTGCTTTGAAATTCTTTGTTTCTTCAATCCGTGGATTTGTACTTTCAACAGGTCTGGGAAATTCACAGCTATCTTTCTTCAGATATGCCTCTGCCTCATTGTCTCTCTCCTTCTGTAACTTAGATTAAACATAagaatcctttatttttttttacccactgttttttccatccttttgtcTCTGCCGCATTCTGGATTTCTTCTGTGTGTTGAGCTTGTAAACTGGGGTCTTGCTAAATTCCTTTATTAAttgcaggggttttttttgtagattccttgggacTTTTAATGTAGACAATCTGCAAATAgtgagatttatttctttttccttccagtcTGTGTGCTTATTAtgtccttttcttgccttactgtGCTGGCTAGACTTCCAGTACTACGTTGAATAAGAATGGCCAGAGAAGATATCCTTGACTTGTTACTTATCCTAAGAGGAAGGTATTCAGtcttatcaggttgaggaagttcccctctattcctgctttactgagagtttttatcatgaatgggtgttgaattttgtcaaatgctttttctgtatcaattgacatggtcatgatttttattccttagcttctttatttttttatttttatttatttattatttttggctgcgttgggtcttcattgctactcttcgttgtgctgcgcgggcttctcattgcagtgcctcctcttgttgcggagcacgggctctagagcgcaggctcagtagttgtggctcagtagtttgtttttgttttgttttgttttgtactgttcggtctggttttggtatcaaaataataatggccttataaaatgagttgagaGGTGTTCCCTGCTTTTCTAATTTCTGGAGATGGTATAGAATGGTGCTAATTCTTCTTGTAATGATTGGTAGCATTCTTCAATGAAACCATCACCATCTGGGCCTGGATATTATTTGGGGGGAAgtcttttaattacaaattcaattttttaaaatagttataagATTATTCAGATGATCTATTTCATATCAGGTGAATTTTTGTAGCTTATGGTTTTGGGGGAATTGATCCATTTCCTCTAAGTTGTTAAATTTATGTGCATGAATAATTTCTTTTGacctatcttccagttcactaattctcCCTGAAGCTTCTGTTAAAGGGATTTATTGATGGatttagttattgtatttttcatttctaaaaaggTTCTAGTTGATCTTTTAAATAACTCCCATTTCACTTGTTGCCATTTCTTGTTCCCTGTGGGTATTTTTAAGtttgtcatttatttgtttgaaaataGCAACTATGAACGTTTTATAGTACCTTGTAATTCAAGTATCTGAAGTCTTTGACAATCAGTTTCTGTTACCCGTTATTTCTGTTGGTGAGAACCTTTTcttgtatgcttttaaaaaaataattgtatctTTGCagaaaaatatgtggaaataaCTGGAGAGGAGATAAAACGTCCCTTCCTCCAAaaagtaatttcatttatttatatcagacacCTGGAGGCACTAATAGTACAGGgtcgttttcttctttttttcttcttttttcttttttttctttgtatttagtacAGGGTCATCTTAAGCCAAGTTCAAGGCTTGATGTTTTCTGAGCTCCAGCCTGCAAATCCCTGGGAGGATTCCATTTCTGTTCCACTCTTATTCTGAAAGGTATAGCTCTCTGGCATGCCAGCTTTTTGTGGGAAACATGTTCTATTAGACTCATTGTATGTGGGCTTTGGGTTTTGATTTTTGTCCCATTCAATCCAGGGTAAGGTCTGATTTGCTAGAATCAAATATGGTTTGTCTTTATATCAAATGTGGTTTCCAGGCATCTGTGCTCCATTTCTCTCTGGATTATTGTTATCTTCACTTTTGGCCTGATAACTCTCTACTTACTTGTCAGTTCTTGGATGCCTtcagaaattttttaatttatattttatccagATATTTTAGCTGTTTTCAGCAGGAGGATTCATAAAAATAACTTAGTCAGTCATTAATAGAAACCAGAAGTCTCAATCACCCTCTTTCCCCCAGTGAACTTCAAGTGCTTCCAAAGCCTCATTTATCACCTTAGGCATTTCTGAGTGCTAGTCTCTGTCTAGAAATATTTGCCTGTTTTGGCATCTGCAAAATGTAATGATAATAGAAGCCTGCCTCATAAGGTTATGAGGAggaaatgagttaatgtatgcaTTTGTGCAACATGTAAAATGCTCAGAACTGTGCCTTGTACACAGAAAGTGTTCCTAGACATTGGCCAGTTTTATTAGAGGTCTCAGTACATGCATTCTTAGGCTCCCAATGATTAAATATTTGTCGATTTTTCTGAATCAACATGATGATTTCCAACTAGTTCTGACTATGACTAGGTGAGGTGAGGATTTGCCTAAGCCACACCCTACCCGTGAAAGTCCCACTCACTAGGATTTTCTTGAACATCCTGTGAATCAGGAAGTCTCATGAACCAGCTGTCTCTTCCCTCCTCAAAACTCTCCACGAAGCTCCACTGGGGAGGTGAGAGGGAACAATTCAGATGAAAGACCATTGAACTAGGACTGAGGCCATTTCCATCCTAGCTCTACCACTGCCTTGCTGAGGGAAACTCAGGTAAACAATTTTATAGAATCCTTTCCACATATTCCACTCCAGTCCTGTGGTCCTCTGGCCTGCTCAGTCTGAAACGATGTCCTCCTCTACTACTGGCTCAAAAATCTACctattcgggcttccctggtggcgcagtggttgagaatctgcctgccaatgcaggggacacgggttcgagccctggtttgggaagatcccacatgccgtggagcaactaggcccatgagccacaactactgagcctgcgcgtctggagcctctgctccgcaacaagagaggccgcgatagtgagaggcctgcgcaccgcgatgaagagtggcccccgctcaccacgactagagaaagcccttgcacagaaacgaagacccagcacagccataaataaataaattaattaataaatttaaaaaaatctacctaGTCTCTAAGGCATACTTCAAATACCATCTCTTCTCAgccacacaaaagaatgaaataatgccatttgcagcaacatggatggacctagagattatcatactaagtgaagtaagccagacagagaaaaacaaatatcatgtaacatcgcttatatgtggaatctaaaaaaaaatgcaaataaacttattttacaaaacagaaagagacccacagatatagaaaacaaatttatggttccTAAAAGggaaagggtggagggagggataagttaggaggttgggattaacatatacgcactactatatataaaatagataaccaacaaggacctactgtatagcacagggaactatactcaatattttgtaataacctataagggaacagaatctgaaaaaaaatatatatatatatgtgtgtgtgtatataactgaatcactgtgctgtacacctgaaactaacatactgtaaatcaactctatttcaataagatacaaataaaaactaaacacaaATACCATCTCTTGCAAAAGGTGCAGCGCACCTCCAAATTACTGCTCCGTTTCTCACAGCTGTAAACCAATTGCTAGCATAGTAAGTTTATGTAACCATTGATTGATTGGATTAATTCACTTTAACTTTAGAGTAAATATGAACAAATCAACTGTCTTTTGAAATTGTTtccgagacttccctggtggcacagtggttaagagtctgcctgccaacgcaggggacacaggtcccatccctggcccgggaagatcccacatgccgcggagcaactaagcctgtgtgccacaactactgagcctgcactttagagcccacgagccacaactactgaagcccgtgagcctagagcccatcctctgcaacgagaagccaccacagtgagaagcccacgcaccgcaaggaagagtagcccccgctcgccgcaactagagaaagtccacacgcagcaacggagacccagcgtagccaaaaataaattaattaattaattaaaaataaataaataaataaatcaagtagCCCTTTCACTTGATATAAACTCACACACCCAGGAACACTGTGGGATCAGAACATTCTTTCACAAGCAGGCATTACTGGCATGTTATGTGCATGTCACAGGCTCTGATGAacatggcatcatttcattcctcACATCCACTACTAATTTCCACAAAGGgaaggatgttaaaaaatataaccaTCTGTGCACCATatcaaatcataaataaatatatttatatttatgtatgttcTAAGCCTTTAAAAACCAAGCTGTATTGTATTTTAGCATTTCAatacaataacataaaaaattttttttcagttatctgAATTGATTACTCTGCTTTCCCTTATCATCAGGatataataaaagtatttaaaagttaGATCACCAGTTGCTCTTAATGAGCTATCCTTTGTCAATGTCAGAAAGAGGGAATGAGAAAATGACTGGGAAGAGGCTCCTGGGGAAAATCTGAAGATTCTGTCCCATACCTCGGCAGAACTGTGGGCCACCACAGAGGATTTGGGGGAGGGGCTCAGAAGCAAAGGGCTGTTTTGCAGATCGCTTGATTTTAACAGCTATGACTTGCAGACAAGATAGCCAGGGTGGAGAAAGGGTGGGTAATAAAGCAATTGCAAATAGCTAAAATGAACATCAGTTTCTAAGCAGTGAATTAATTCAAGAAGAAAATTTTAGGATTTTGTCAACTTCAAATGAGAAGTCTGCTGGTGATATTTGGCTTTGGAGATGAGTAgtatcttttctttccctcttaaaaagaaaaaaagtgtgtgtgggcGGGGAACACCGGCCCATATATCAATGTTTGGCATGAAGAATCTCTTAATCCAGGAAGCAAAAGTCTACTACACAACTGGGACCTTTTATTGAAGATGTAGGcaaggacttgcctggtggcgcagtggttaagaatccgcctgccaattcaggggacacgggttcgagctttggtctgggaagattccatatgctgtagagcaactaagcccgtgcgccacaacgactgagcccgagctctagagccctcgtgccacaactactgaagcccacgcgcctagagcccgtgctccacaaaaagagaagccaccgctatgagaagcctgcacaccgcaacgaagagagtagacccccactcaccacaactagagaaagcccgcgtgtagcaacaaagacccaacgcagccaaaaacaaataaataaatttattttttaaaaaaatgtaggcaAAGTGGTCATCTATCACAGTGTTCAGCAGGATGGTGCTTGAAGCCAAGCCTAAGGCTGCCAGGAAGCAGTAGTTACACAAATTGAACACGGAGGCCCTGGAGTGAGATGCCAGATTAGCGCCTCATCCCAGGAAGAGAAAACCATCAGCCTGGATCAAGAGAAAAACTCATCAAAACACAACATTTTAGACATGCACGTATGTAATATGTGCTTCCAGGGGCCAGGGCACGTTGGGTGAGGATGCTAATTGCTCTTACATTGTTTCTTCCCTCATGTAACCTTTCACCTAATTAACCTTATTAAGTGTTCACTCTTCAAAggggatcttttttctttttcttgccatgaCACACaggttgtgggatcttagttcactgggaagggatcaaacccgtgccccctgcagtggaagtgtgagtcttaaccactggacctccaaggaatTCCCCAAAGGggaatcttttcatttcttttgaataaACATTAGTCAGCAGCCCTTCCCCACACTAGTCAACATTTAACCCTGAGTACATCTAAGTATGTGAGACCTTAGTGGAAAAACAATGGTAAGGAAGACCATCTAATAATGTCATTAGTTTCCACCCAAGAGGAACAGTTAGCAGGAGCACTGACTTGCatcatctctccttcctcccatcccaccccccatcaCCACCTGAGGGTGAAAGAGCAGGGACAGGGGTCAACTGGTATGAGGCCCACTATGTATAACCTGCCCCAACTCTTGACTATTCTGGGAAGGAAAACCCCTTCACTGCCAACTCAGAAAGCACTGCTGCTTCAACAGGACCACCGTTTACTCGCTGAAATTTGTAGATCTGGATTCCAGTGCAGGGTGAGTCCTATCACCCCCAGGGCACCCTCCACAACTGTCTACTTTTACCTCCAAAATATTGATACAAAGATTTCTTTAGCAGCAAATATACCTATGAACACAAGGTCCTCTGTGCTAGGAAAGAAGTACTCTTTGAAAGGGGGCTATATTtacaagttttattattttttattccaaaaatacatataaatgaaaacctGCTCTTCAAATGCAGGGAGGCCTTTGCCTATAATGCAGTATTACATTTACATCACAAAACATTCTCATAGGAAAATCAATATGCAACTCTTtcacacacaattttttaaatatatacatatacacaaacacacacacacacacacacacacacacacacacacaaaatagatgTAAGCAGTTATGACTTTTCTACTTACACATATTCCTCTGGTGGAAAATTAGGAAATTGGGCAATTCCCAATTGCCCAGGTAAATACAACCTCTCCgaacgtttttttaaaaagatgaaaacatgTAAACCACACAACACATACACATTGTTAGAATAAAGCAAAGACCCTGCCACATAAATGACAGTGTGTTTCTCAAAGAAGGAAGAATGGAGATAACctctaaataaaaatgcaaagttgAAGATCAAAATTGTTCTGTACATGCTCCATGGAGAAATCAGAGTTCTCTCACAAGAAACAAATCCACGACCCATTTCAGCCTCTTGTGACATGTTATCAGCACCCACTGGCAGTGGCCATGACCTTCCTGTACAGTCATGAGCTTAAGCAGGCTCCACAAAGCATCCGTTTAAGTCCAACAGTCAATAATGAGGTCATGTGGTaaatctcccccaccccccagcccacccccaaacAACGAAGTGCAAAATCAATTTCTATGACTCAAGAGCTCAACCAGGTCAAAGCTTTGGTATACTCTGGAGGCTGTTTTGGTGATAACCAAAGCTGAATAAGATTCTCTGTTCAGGGCTTTGCCCccaagacaaaaacaaacccgGTCCACAAAGCTTAACAACGATATAAATAAAGTAACTGTACAAAGAAAGCAAGCCACAATTCCCCTTCAACCAGGGCTTTATAGTTTCCTGCACAGTAGTTCTGAAAGCACCAACTCAAGCCACGATGCTTCTACTAAAACACGATGTGTTGGTGAGACTGTTCAGAAAACAAATGCCCACGGCATGTGGCTGACGTGCCACAGAAGAAAGTTCAACCGAACACAAGTCAGTTTTCTTACACTGAAACGTAAGCTGGTCAGCAACAGAAGAAAGACTTAAGGCAATAAGAGGCGTTACAGAGAGCACGGCGGTGCCCTTTGAGTCAATCCCAAAGCTTTCGCAGAGAGAAAAGGTCTCTCGAGAGTTTGGCTTGTTTTCCAGTTTGCTAGCTGTCAgatacttcctcctcctcctcgtcatcCTCGTCTTCCTTCCTGTCTACTTCAGAGGTGTCAGAGGATTCGTGGAGCAGAACATACTCTCTGCTGCTGAACCCAAATTTAAGGACATCCTTTTCCTTCAGTTCGTAGTATCTCTGGGGCTCAATTCGCTTGTTGTTCAGGAACGTTCCATTGCCTGAGCCAAGGTCAATGATGTAGGGCTTCACCCTGCGGCCAACTGTCCCATCAGCACGGGTATATTCCACAAGCCTAGCAGAGATAAAGGAGAGAAACCTGTGAGTGAAATCCTGCCTCAGATCATCCAGCTCTTTGCTAACACGGTCTAGATGATGTAAATAACCTGGCTTAGACACAGTTCAAGTTCAAACTCTAGGAAGTCAAGGGAAAGGCATGGCCATGGATTCAGAAATTGGGAGCAAGTAGAAATGGTGAGAACTGGTCACTAGGCGGGGAGGATTCATGGTAGATCAAAGCTTAAAATGCAGAATCCAAGGCCTCTTGCCAtggttaagaaatacattttttgcatcttttttGACACTTTTTGCATTGTTTATAATCAATATAGTGCTTCTTTTACCTATATTTCAACATATTTTAGCTTCTGTCCCAATGAGAATACACCAGTGGATTTGGACTTCAGAGTCAAGGGAACAGATGAGATGATCAAAATTGTTCAAATCAAAACTGATTTGAGCCAGAGTTCTACTACAGTGATCATTTATTAGGCAAGCCACTTGGCTTTGCTGAGCTTCATATTCTCATGTCAAATGGGGTATTAATACCTGTCCTCGCCTCCCCACTGGATTGTTGTGAACATCCAACAATAACAGATGTACTACAGAAACTGTCAAGATACAGATTCAGCTAACATACGCCAGGCACTCTCAGCTTTATTTCCATTTAACCCTCATAACAGCCCTGCGAGGTAGgtagaaaccgaggcccagaagaCTGGCTCGCCCCAAGTCAGACACCTGGTAAGTGGCAGTGGCAGGATTCAAAATCTGGATTTCTGACACCAAGTTCCAGCCTGTTATACAAATGTAAGCAATTATTTGTATAAAGTGATTATTCGTTAGATGAATAATACTCCTTAAGACTAATACTAGATACGAGGGGTATGGGCTTCttgtgcacacacaggcacacagaccTCAGTAATCCTAACTAACCGAGACGCCGGGCTTCTGCTGGCACTTCAGTTTCCCTCTGCAGATGTACACTTACCGGTACTGAAAGACGGCGTGCTGCTTTGAACAGGAGGGGTGATCGATGGGAATGTCTGCGATGCGGCGGTGTCGGCCCAGGAGGTAAGCGCTCTGTCGGTGGATGTACATCACTGGAAGCACCTCATCATTTTTAAAGGGGTAGAGACGCCACCGTTTTTTGGGGATACGTGCTTCCGGGGGCTCGCTGTATTTAATGACTACACCCCGAAAGGTGTTGGTGTCCTCAAGAAGTGCCCCAGAAAGTTCAAAGCTTGGCTTTTCTTTAACAGGCACTTCTTTGTCTTTGTTGTTGCTGCCAGGGCCAGGCTGAGGAAGTGAGTCCTGAGATGCGTTACCGCCGGCTTCGTTCTTCTGGCGGTGCTCCCGGCGCCGGGCGTTGTGAAACTCCCGCTCAGATTCCTGCGCCTGTAGGTTCTGGGCATCTCGATCCCGTCCCTGAGGCTGCCCGCTGCCAGGCCTCTCGACCGAGCTTCTCCTCTGGTGGGAATGGCCACGGTGTCTGTCTCGGTCACTGTTCCTAGCTCGCCTGTGTTCCTGTCCTGAGGGTTCTCGGTGTGGCCGATCCTCCCGGCCTCTCCGCGGATGATCCTCACGTTCCTGAAATTCAAACAGATTCAGGAAGGTAAAGGCAGTCCACAGTCTATGAATACAGCTGCAGTCAAAAAGTCATTTGTGCTTTGGACTTTGGCATTCAGAGCAAAATGTCCCACAGAAATAAGGTTACCAGTGGTGGTCATGTCCCCTTGCAAGGCCACCACACAGAACAGGTGTCCTAGGCTGCTGCCCAGCTATAGA is a window encoding:
- the SNIP1 gene encoding smad nuclear-interacting protein 1, whose product is MKEVKSERDRGSRRRHRDGDMVAAAVVVKQERLSPESVPPVHRRPDSSGGSPSPPAGESGRPSHRGNRARGGSRSPAKKKNKSSGRRSKSPRSKRSRSPHHSTVKVKQEREDHPRRGREDRPHREPSGQEHRRARNSDRDRHRGHSHQRRSSVERPGSGQPQGRDRDAQNLQAQESEREFHNARRREHRQKNEAGGNASQDSLPQPGPGSNNKDKEVPVKEKPSFELSGALLEDTNTFRGVVIKYSEPPEARIPKKRWRLYPFKNDEVLPVMYIHRQSAYLLGRHRRIADIPIDHPSCSKQHAVFQYRLVEYTRADGTVGRRVKPYIIDLGSGNGTFLNNKRIEPQRYYELKEKDVLKFGFSSREYVLLHESSDTSEVDRKEDEDDEEEEEVSDS